A window of the Lagopus muta isolate bLagMut1 chromosome 1, bLagMut1 primary, whole genome shotgun sequence genome harbors these coding sequences:
- the RASL11A gene encoding ras-like protein family member 11A: MRLPGMSQPFLLAPIAECSPGPPGAELRLAVLGARGVGKSALIVRFLTKRFIGDYEPNTGSLYSRLVRLDGEQVAVHIQDTPGCLQVQEDCVQAPDALLRCMKWAEGFLVVYSITDPGSYQAVRPLHQHIRQLHPDARIPIVVVGNKADLLHARQVQAKEGLQLANELGSLFLEISTSESLQGVCEVFQYLCREVSKLQHAERRRPTVIPRPRSPNMQDLKRRFKQALSPRVK, from the exons ATGCGCCTGCCGGGCATGTCCCAGCCCTTCCTGCTGGCTCCCATCGCCGAGTGTTCCCCGGGGCCGCCCGGCGCCGAGCTGcggctggcagtgctgggggccCGCGGCGTCGGCAAGAGCG CGCTGATCGTGCGGTTCCTGACCAAGCGCTTCATCGGGGACTACGAGCCCAACACGGGCAGCCTGTACTCTCGCCTGGTGCGGCTGGACGGGGAGCAGGTGGCTGTGCACATCCAGGACACGCCGGGCTGCCTCCAG GTACAGGAGGACTGTGTGCAGGCACCGGACGCGCTGTTGAGGTGCATGAAGTGGGCAGAGGGCTTTCTTGTGGTCTACTCCATCACGGACCCCGGCAGCTACCAGGCGGTCCGTCCCCTCCACCAGCACATCCGTCAGCTCCACCCCGACGCCCGAATCCCCATCGTCGTGGTGGGGAACAAAGCGGACCTCCTCCACGCCAGGCAGGTGCAGGCCAAAGAGGGGCTGCAGTTGGCCAACGaactgggcagcctcttccttGAGATCTCCACCAGCGAGAGCTTGCAGGGCGTCTGCGAGGTGTTCCAGTACCTGTGCCGGGAGGTCAGCAAGCTGCAGCACGCCGAGCGCCGCCGCCCGACCGTCATCCCGCGGCCGCGCTCCCCCAACATGCAGGACCTGAAGAGACGCTTCAAGCAGGCGCTGTCGCCCAGAGTCAAATAG
- the RPL21 gene encoding 60S ribosomal protein L21, protein MTNTKGKRRGTRYMFSRPFRKHGVVPLATYMRIYKKGDIVDIKGMGTVQQGMPHKCYHGKTGRVYNVTQHAVGVIVNKKVKGKILAKRINVRIEHIKHSKSRDSFLQRVKENEKKKKEAKEKGIWVQLKRQPAPPREAHFVRTNGKDPELLEPIPYEFMA, encoded by the exons ATGACGAACAcaaagggaaagaggaggggaaCTCGTTATATGTTCTCGAGACCCTTTCGCAAACATG GAGTTGTCCCTCTGGCTACTTATATGCGCATCTACAAGAAAGGCGATATAGTTGATATCAAG GGTATGGGTACAGTTCAACAAGGTATGCCTCACAAGTGTTACCATGGCAAGACTGGAAGGGTGTATAATGTTACTCAACACGCTGTGGGTGTTATTGTTAACAAGAAAGTTAA GGGTAAGATTCTTGCCAAGAGAATTAATGTGCGTATTGAGCATATAAAGCATTCCAAGAGCAGAGACAGCTTTCTGCAGCGTGtgaaggagaatgaaaagaagaaaaaggaagcaaaagaaaaaggcatttggGTTCAACTGAAACGTCAG CCTGCTCCACCAAGAGAAGCACACTTTGTGAGGACTAATGGGAAGgacccagagctgctggagccaATTCCCTATGAATTCATGGCGTAA